A genomic stretch from Campylobacter lari subsp. concheus includes:
- a CDS encoding HrcA family transcriptional regulator: protein MKSYSKKDLILKTIIETYLEGNNPVGSNELNHKVSIPASTIRVYFKKLSDEGVLTQLHISSGRIPTFTAMKAYWYEQICEDEIVINDLALLEFLLDKFEIYTLVYGGDELILQDITKVNDKFIILDFGKNELVLRFSQDSLIFLQRLIGLDLKNIEKLAFRVEFKELLEKIAMLKEAMVYYRYNESKVYQIYQNDEFAKLLSPQIGFYFNDKLQFDPLFEEGFMGLKLKSTFLGKESNVVFAGSVYSDFKTMLNIIKEAA from the coding sequence GTGAAGTCTTATAGTAAAAAAGATTTAATTTTAAAAACCATCATTGAGACCTATTTAGAGGGTAATAATCCTGTGGGTTCTAACGAGTTAAATCATAAAGTTAGCATACCCGCTTCTACTATAAGAGTTTATTTTAAAAAATTAAGTGATGAAGGTGTATTAACACAACTTCACATTAGCAGTGGTCGTATACCAACTTTTACTGCTATGAAGGCTTATTGGTATGAGCAAATTTGTGAAGATGAGATTGTGATTAACGATCTTGCTTTGTTAGAGTTTTTACTTGATAAGTTTGAAATTTATACCTTAGTTTATGGTGGCGATGAGCTTATTTTACAAGATATTACCAAGGTTAATGATAAATTTATTATACTTGATTTTGGGAAAAATGAGTTGGTTTTAAGATTTAGTCAAGATAGTTTGATTTTCTTGCAAAGACTTATAGGACTTGATCTAAAAAATATTGAAAAATTAGCTTTTAGAGTTGAGTTTAAAGAATTGTTAGAGAAAATTGCTATGTTAAAAGAGGCTATGGTTTATTATAGATATAATGAGAGTAAAGTTTATCAAATTTATCAAAATGATGAATTTGCTAAGCTTTTATCTCCTCAAATTGGATTTTATTTTAATGATAAATTGCAATTTGATCCTTTGTTTGAAGAGGGTTTTATGGGGTTAAAGCTTAAGAGTACATTTTTGGGCAAAGAATCTAATGTGGTTTTTGCTGGTAGTGTGTATTCTGATTTTAAAACAATGTTAAATATTATAAAGGAGGCTGCGTGA